A single genomic interval of Pseudomonas sp. FeN3W harbors:
- a CDS encoding NAD(P)-dependent oxidoreductase: protein MGLGMARSLWRAGLPVWGYDIREDVRQAFAAEGGQPVVALGDSAALSDLLFIVVVNAAQTEQLLFGEQGIASRLRPGTVVIACATISATAARRLSARLAEQQVMMLDAPISGGAVRAAAGELTMMASGPAAAFERAQTALAAVAAKVYRLGEEAGQGSQIKLVNQLLAGVHIAAAAEAMAYGIRQGCDPKALYEVISHSAGNSWMFENRVPHLLAGDYRPRSAVDIFVKDLGLVLDSAQDAVFPLPLTASAHQMFKQASAAGLGREDDIAVVKTFPGISLPAAANEEI from the coding sequence ATGGGCCTGGGCATGGCGCGCTCCCTTTGGCGCGCCGGGTTGCCGGTATGGGGCTATGACATCCGCGAGGACGTGCGTCAGGCCTTCGCCGCCGAAGGAGGCCAGCCGGTGGTCGCGCTGGGCGATAGCGCGGCGCTCAGCGATCTGCTGTTCATCGTGGTGGTCAATGCCGCCCAGACCGAGCAGTTGCTGTTCGGTGAGCAGGGTATCGCCTCGCGGTTGCGCCCGGGCACTGTGGTGATCGCTTGCGCGACCATCTCCGCTACAGCGGCGCGGCGCCTCTCGGCACGGCTGGCCGAGCAGCAGGTGATGATGCTCGATGCGCCGATTTCCGGGGGTGCGGTGCGTGCCGCGGCAGGCGAGTTAACGATGATGGCCTCGGGGCCGGCTGCTGCCTTCGAGCGGGCGCAAACGGCCCTCGCGGCGGTCGCTGCCAAGGTCTATCGGCTGGGCGAGGAGGCGGGGCAAGGGTCGCAGATCAAGCTGGTCAATCAGCTGCTTGCCGGGGTTCACATTGCCGCGGCGGCCGAAGCCATGGCCTACGGCATCCGCCAGGGCTGCGATCCCAAGGCCCTGTACGAGGTGATCAGCCACAGCGCCGGCAATTCCTGGATGTTCGAGAACCGCGTACCGCACTTGCTGGCCGGCGATTATCGGCCGCGCTCGGCAGTGGACATTTTCGTCAAGGATCTGGGCCTGGTGCTCGACAGCGCCCAGGATGCGGTCTTCCCTCTGCCGCTGACCGCCAGCGCGCATCAAATGTTCAAGCAGGCATCGGCCGCCGGGCTGGGACGCGAGGACGACATCGCCGTAGTGAAGACCTTCCCCGGCATCAGCCTGCCTGCTGCGGCCAACGAGGAGATTTGA